From the Hyphomicrobium sp. ghe19 genome, one window contains:
- a CDS encoding Flp family type IVb pilin translates to MNLFSRFMNDESGATAIEYGLIAAIVAVGIIGTLGSLKGYLNDTFTKVGNELNTANTAK, encoded by the coding sequence ATGAACTTGTTTTCGCGTTTCATGAATGACGAGTCGGGCGCAACGGCCATTGAATATGGCCTGATCGCCGCGATCGTCGCTGTTGGGATTATCGGCACCCTCGGCAGTCTTAAGGGCTACCTGAACGACACGTTCACCAAGGTTGGCAACGAACTCAACACCGCGAACACGGCTAAGTAA
- a CDS encoding Flp family type IVb pilin: protein MHKGFVRSFLSNESGATSIEYALISGIVSICMVAALSQISGALQGMFATIGTYFAANL from the coding sequence ATGCACAAAGGGTTCGTCCGGAGCTTTCTAAGCAATGAAAGCGGCGCGACATCTATCGAATATGCTTTGATTTCCGGGATTGTGAGTATCTGCATGGTCGCAGCACTGTCGCAGATATCCGGAGCCTTGCAGGGCATGTTCGCAACCATCGGCACGTACTTTGCGGCCAATCTGTAG